The Leptidea sinapis chromosome Z, ilLepSina1.1, whole genome shotgun sequence genomic sequence ACAGTTTGTTTTTACCAATTTAACGTAAAGCTATCGATTGTTTGACTTTTTGTGGGGTACAAATGATACTCCTAATGACGGTATTTAGCTTCAtgcaattaacttttttttccaAAAGAAAAAAACCTTGGGCAACACAACACAGATGAAGAATTTCGGCGGATATGTAATCCGAAGTTTTGTAATTACCTACAAAGTTGGAAACaaacaattttcaaaaaataaattgattttttcgTTGACGTTTACCAGTTTTTTAAGGCAAGTTTAGTCAGTTGGCACTTGCCAGGCtcatttaattgtaaataaaacattcaataaaagaCTATACATTGATTATATTAcaaaggtattttttttgtaagcattaatatgtactttatacaaaacaattaaataagtGGAAGTTTCTTCAGAAAAATACGGTGCCACATAACCGCAGTGAAAGCTGACAACATATACCATGTTATCAGGTATGATAGGTGTTCATTCCGTAAGTTAACTCGGGTCTGGTTCGGCAAAGGCCATCCTTCGGGAGGGTCAGGGTTTCCCTTAGCATCTAACCAAACTGGAGCACAGCCAATACTTTCACTCATTTGATGCAAATCTCtggaagaatatattattacatgaTTATAAGATAGAAGATGCTTAAGACATTAACTTTCAATTATcatttaataagaataaaatttattcagtttttaaattcaatcaaatagtaatttaaatattttggcaaCATTTGAATGTTTTCTTGGGACTTGGTTTACTATTAATTGTAAATCATCGCAATACAACATACCTGGAAAACCAGGAACCTTTTTCAGGGTTATTTTTAGGCATGAATGGACCTCTGGTTTCCGTGAGTCTAACAGTTCCTGTTAATTCAACTTCACCTTTCACAAGGGATGCAAGTCGCTTCTCCTTTGAACGCATGTGAGAAGGCACCCAGCCTCTATTTACCAGAATAACTTCTCTGAAATTTAagatagaaattaataaatataggaattttttcataacactatataatattataactgcaGTTGATATTAGTCGgatatacattttttctttattcCAACCATTTTCTTATTAGAATAACGAATGGTATTACAATGAAATGATCTTAATGCTTATCAAAGATTCCATCACAGTAATCTTAAGTaacggtaaattttatacataagaacTAGAGCAAATATGCAACTTCAGTAGAGGACAGATTTAAATGTACATTCACACTTTAATTTTAGTAGTTACTATATTATAGCCTGATTGAAAACATAATCATTCagtcatatttaaatatatctatataacatACCCTGTATCAGATAGCTTGAAAGGTGTTATAACAAGCCATCCTTGATTTTTTCTTGGATCTGAAACGAGGGATCCAGAGCTAGGCAGAGCTGAATCATTTTCAATTAATGCTCTTGGTCCAATGAGAAACTCCTTTTCGTGCAAGAACTCTCCACAAACTTTTACAGGACAgtattccattttttttaactccTCAAAACTATAAAAGACAAATCACAATTTGAATGCTTCTTCCAATATTTACAAGGAGTacctattaaaattttattttcatttcatgtACAGTCAAGGAACTTGATTTGCTGACTTGTTGCTTTAATTATGGAAATATCTTAGTTTACATTTGTTTAGCACTTTTGCAAAATAAGTTTATACTTATTTACACTTCcacaaaaatgttatattagAGTTGCAAAGAAAGATAGCCCTTAGTTATTATCAATTGTCATCAGCAATTTAGGCTTAAGCCAACATGTGAATCAATTTTTTTGACTATATCTACTAATTTATACTTttggttaaatataatattatggtatgAG encodes the following:
- the LOC126979078 gene encoding surfeit locus protein 1 is translated as MIGKLIRILYPVNKMNPKNSALNIVRTNTKFTHSIKIQKPRNKEPGEVIKWVLLVIPVGSFGLGCWQVYRLNWKIELIDVMQAKTNSEPVNMPLDFEELKKMEYCPVKVCGEFLHEKEFLIGPRALIENDSALPSSGSLVSDPRKNQGWLVITPFKLSDTGEVILVNRGWVPSHMRSKEKRLASLVKGEVELTGTVRLTETRGPFMPKNNPEKGSWFSRDLHQMSESIGCAPVWLDAKGNPDPPEGWPLPNQTRVNLRNEHLSYLITWYMLSAFTAVMWHRIFLKKLPLI